In the Oryzias latipes chromosome 9, ASM223467v1 genome, one interval contains:
- the mfsd10 gene encoding major facilitator superfamily domain-containing protein 10 has translation MSGVTEDGGSFSSKVIRMVFVILLLDLLGFTLILPLLPSILDHYAQTGDATYQSLQNVVGWFRAAVGIPMEKKYNTVLFGGLVGSLFSLLQFLSSPVTGVLSDRHGRRPLLILTTVGLISSYVVWAVSRSFSMFLLFRVIGGIFKGNVSLCTAVVADLPCPKARNRGMAMIGIAFSVGFTVGPLMGAYFAIASRTTGSVFYQTPALIALAFSVADLLVIWLMLPETLTKNVQAASSGTGDSRDLLSPLSLFHFTAITRTKDPPSRERMQKLQVLGLVYFSYLFLFSGLEFTLSFLTHQRFQFTSMQQGKMFFFIGIIMALIQGGYARRIKQGQHIRAVSTAIVALIPAFILIGFSWNMTMLYIGLALYSFAAAVVVPCLSTLVSDYGSASQKGTVMGILRSLGCLARALGPVVSSSVYWIAGAQACFLLTSAAFVIPLALLSRASRLKEE, from the exons ATGTCAGGTGTGACAGAGGATGGGGGCTCCTTCTCCTCCAAGGTCATCCGGATGGTCTTTGTCATCCTGCTGCTGGACCTGCTGGGATTCACCCTGATTCTACCTCTGCTGCCCTCCATCCTGGACCACTACGCCCAAACTGGG GATGCCACATACCAGTCTCTGCAGAACGTGGTGGGTTGGTTCAGGGCGGCCGTTGGGATTCCCATGGAAAAGAAATACAACACCGTTCTGTTTGGAG GTCTGGTCGGGTCGCTGTTTTCCCTGCTGCAGTTCTTATCCTCACCTGTGACGGGGGTTCTGTCAGACCGCCATGGCCGACGACCACTGCTAATCCTGACCACT GTGGGGCTCATATCCTCCTACGTCGTGTGGGCCGTTTCCCGCAGCTTCAGCATGTTCCTTTTGTTCCGTGTGATTGGGGGCATTTTTAAGGGCAACGTCAGCCTCTGCACCGCCGTCGTAGCCGACCTGCCTTGCCCAAAAGCACGCAACAGAGGAATG GCGATGATCGGCATCGCCTTCTCCGTGGGCTTCACGGTCGGACCGCTCATGGGAGCTTACTTTGCCATCGCCTCCAGAACAACAGGGAGCGTCTTCTACCAGACGCCCGCTCTGATCGCTCTGGCGTTCAGCGTCGCCGACCTGCTCGTCATTTGGCTGATGCTGCCAGAAACGCTGACAAAGAATGTCCAG GCTGCATCTTCTGGGACCGGCGACTCCAGGGATCTCCTCAGCCCGCTCTCTTTGTTCCATTTCACAGCCATCACCAGAACAAAAGATCCGCCTTCACGGGAAA gaaTGCAGAAGCTCCAGGTGTTGGGTTTGGTTTATTTCTCCTACCTCTTCCTGTTCTCCGGGCTTGAGTTCACCCTGAGTTTTCTGACTCACCAGCGCTTCCAGTTTACCAG CATGCAGCAAGGaaagatgtttttcttcatCGGCATCATCATGGCTCTAATCCAGGGGGGATATGCTCGAAGAATCAAACAGGGGCAACACATCAGGGCTGTTAGCACG GCCATCGTTGCCCTGATCCCAGCATTCATCCTCATTGGTTTTTCGTGGAACATGACCATGCTTTACATCGGCTTGGCGTTGTACTCCTTTG CTGCTGCGGTTGTAGTTCCCTGCCTGTCAACACTCGTCTCAGACTATG GCTCCGCCAGTCAGAAAGGCACCGTCATGGGGATCCTGCGGAGTTTGGGCTGCCTGGCCAGAGCCCTCGGTCCAGTTGTGTCATCCTCTG TTTACTGGATAGCAGGAGCTCAGGCTTGTTTTCTGCTCACGTCGGCGGCTTTCGTGATTCCCCTCGCCCTCCTCAGCAGAGCCAGCAGACTAAAGGAGGAATGA
- the ccdc84 gene encoding coiled-coil domain-containing protein 84 isoform X1 produces MGTHYCNICRQTTFSGKKHIFGKQHQSSLRVVLTKFIEKVKEARRTIKKPQVEKFDCIQHKQTFWCYCCEAEVEKNVTDDKMTVLYGGLLEHMATKEHKKNTHKFWWDNKADQKLKDKVLITEEDMKRFKDEVATVLETFVEEEDDFIKQQAAVIRAQEKHRQEVFESFLERDEEPDLSNGASSAGPPAGVSGSSSQFPHPGLQGPVRGGVGDSMAEMPWTATERGLTFIGYQDSSNSGNIHTGAVPPWLQDDPQEGTSGSSEPTAIGPSLQEFLKHKEQEKLRKLPPNRVGANFDHSSHTDANWLPSFGRVWNSGRRWQSRHQFRQEEGQKKRPKRKREQSAESLKRKPNEQLPNPDI; encoded by the exons ATGGGAACACATTACTGCAACATATGTCGACAAACGacattttctggaaaaaaacacattttcggAAAACAGCATCAAAGCAGCCTCAGAGTCGTACTGACGAAATTCATAGAAAAG GTGAAAGAAGCTCGCCGAACAATCAAAAAGCCTCAAGTGGAAAAGTTTGACTGTATTCAGCACAAGCAGACGTTCTGGTGTTACTGCTGTGAGGCCGAAGTGGAGAAAAATGTGACAGACGACAAGATGACCGTGCTGTATGGAGGCCTGTTGGAACACATGGCTAC TAAAGAACATAAGAAGAACACTCACAAATTCTGGTGGGACAATAAAGCTGACCAGAAGCTCAAAGATAAAGTTCTCATCACAGAGGAGGACATGAAGAG atttaaagacGAAGTGGCAACTGTTTTAGAAACCTTtgtagaggaggaggatgacTTCATCAAACAG CAAGCAGCTGTCATCCGGGCGCAGGAGAAGCACCGTCAGGAGGTCTTTGAGTCTTTTTTAGAG CGCGATGAAGAACCGGACTTGTCTaatggagccagcagcgccGGCCCCCCTGCTGGGGTCTCTGGGAG CAGCTCTCAGTTTCCACATCCAGGATTGCAGGGTCCAGTCCGGGGCGGCGTCGGTGACTCGATGGCGGAGATGCCATGGACGGCAACCGAACGAGGCTTGACTTTTATAGGTTATCAG gACTCATCAAACAGTGGAAATATTCACACCG GCGCCGTCCCTCCTTGGCTTCAAGACGACCCTCAGGAGGGAACGTCTGGATCTTCAGAACCGACGGCGATCGGCCCGTCGCTCCAGGAGTTCCTCAAACACA AAGAGCAAGAGAAGCTGAGGAAGCTTCCTCCAAACAGGGTGGGCGCCAACTTCGACCACAGCTCGCATACGGACGCCAACTGGCTTCCTTCTTTTGGTCGGGTGTGGAACAGTGGGCGGCGCTGGCAGTCCAG GCACCAATTCAGACAAGAGGAAGGACAGAAGAAACGTCCGAAGAGGAAGCGGGAGCAAAGCGCAGAGAGCTTGAAGAGAAAACCAAATGAGCAGCTTCCAAACCCTGACATTTAA
- the ccdc84 gene encoding coiled-coil domain-containing protein 84 isoform X2 yields the protein MGTHYCNICRQTTFSGKKHIFGKQHQSSLRVVLTKFIEKVKEARRTIKKPQVEKFDCIQHKQTFWCYCCEAEVEKNVTDDKMTVLYGGLLEHMATKEHKKNTHKFWWDNKADQKLKDKVLITEEDMKRFKDEVATVLETFVEEEDDFIKQQAAVIRAQEKHRQEVFESFLERDEEPDLSNGASSAGPPAGVSGSSQFPHPGLQGPVRGGVGDSMAEMPWTATERGLTFIGYQDSSNSGNIHTGAVPPWLQDDPQEGTSGSSEPTAIGPSLQEFLKHKEQEKLRKLPPNRVGANFDHSSHTDANWLPSFGRVWNSGRRWQSRHQFRQEEGQKKRPKRKREQSAESLKRKPNEQLPNPDI from the exons ATGGGAACACATTACTGCAACATATGTCGACAAACGacattttctggaaaaaaacacattttcggAAAACAGCATCAAAGCAGCCTCAGAGTCGTACTGACGAAATTCATAGAAAAG GTGAAAGAAGCTCGCCGAACAATCAAAAAGCCTCAAGTGGAAAAGTTTGACTGTATTCAGCACAAGCAGACGTTCTGGTGTTACTGCTGTGAGGCCGAAGTGGAGAAAAATGTGACAGACGACAAGATGACCGTGCTGTATGGAGGCCTGTTGGAACACATGGCTAC TAAAGAACATAAGAAGAACACTCACAAATTCTGGTGGGACAATAAAGCTGACCAGAAGCTCAAAGATAAAGTTCTCATCACAGAGGAGGACATGAAGAG atttaaagacGAAGTGGCAACTGTTTTAGAAACCTTtgtagaggaggaggatgacTTCATCAAACAG CAAGCAGCTGTCATCCGGGCGCAGGAGAAGCACCGTCAGGAGGTCTTTGAGTCTTTTTTAGAG CGCGATGAAGAACCGGACTTGTCTaatggagccagcagcgccGGCCCCCCTGCTGGGGTCTCTGGGAG CTCTCAGTTTCCACATCCAGGATTGCAGGGTCCAGTCCGGGGCGGCGTCGGTGACTCGATGGCGGAGATGCCATGGACGGCAACCGAACGAGGCTTGACTTTTATAGGTTATCAG gACTCATCAAACAGTGGAAATATTCACACCG GCGCCGTCCCTCCTTGGCTTCAAGACGACCCTCAGGAGGGAACGTCTGGATCTTCAGAACCGACGGCGATCGGCCCGTCGCTCCAGGAGTTCCTCAAACACA AAGAGCAAGAGAAGCTGAGGAAGCTTCCTCCAAACAGGGTGGGCGCCAACTTCGACCACAGCTCGCATACGGACGCCAACTGGCTTCCTTCTTTTGGTCGGGTGTGGAACAGTGGGCGGCGCTGGCAGTCCAG GCACCAATTCAGACAAGAGGAAGGACAGAAGAAACGTCCGAAGAGGAAGCGGGAGCAAAGCGCAGAGAGCTTGAAGAGAAAACCAAATGAGCAGCTTCCAAACCCTGACATTTAA